A window from Salvia miltiorrhiza cultivar Shanhuang (shh) chromosome 2, IMPLAD_Smil_shh, whole genome shotgun sequence encodes these proteins:
- the LOC131013108 gene encoding uncharacterized protein LOC131013108 — protein sequence MSASVIGDSMVMNSGPDGPVNKLSGQNDVDFVKCDCCGLSEECTPSYINTVREMYGGKWICGLCAEAVKDEVLRCQKLISPDEAMARHLSFCSKFRAGGPPQDPTLLLIRAMTQVLRKSLESPKSMPTSPTTSRNVSAGVLTRSESCMPSLTLVEASVYCGINEGCE from the exons ATGTCAGCTAGTGTAATCGGTGATTCCATGGTGATGAACTCCGGGCCTGATGGGCCCGTTAATAAGCTTTCGGGCCAAAACGATGTGGATTTTGTGAAGTGCGATTGCTGCGGGCTTTCTGAAGAATGCACCCCTTCTTACATCAACACAGTTCGAGAGAT GTACGGCGGGAAATGGATTTGCGGGCTTTGTGCAGAGGCCGTGAAAGACGAAGTGTTGCGGTGCCAGAAGCTGATAAGCCCGGACGAGGCCATGGCTCGCCATTTGAGCTTCTGCAGCAAGTTTCGGGCCGGCGGGCCGCCGCAGGATCCCACGCTGCTCTTGATTCGGGCCATGACGCAGGTGCTTAGGAAGAGTCTGGAGAGCCCGAAATCAATGCCGACTAGCCCGACGACCAGCCGCAACGTCTCCGCTGGTGTGTTGACTCGGTCCGAGAGTTGTATGCCGAGTTTAACCCTGGTCGAGGCGTCGGTGTATTGTGGGATCAATGAAGGCTGTGAGTGA